A section of the Streptomyces sp. NBC_00178 genome encodes:
- a CDS encoding HipA family kinase encodes MLKEVTATRYVTPLREGGSLPGIVEADDLGTYVMKFTGAGQGRKTLVAEVICGELGRRLGLRVPELVTIQLDPVIGLAEPDQEVQELLKASGGLNLGMDYLPGSLGFDPLAYEVDPVEAGRIVWFDALINNVDRSWRNPNMLVWHGDVWLIDHGATMIWHHNWPGAQASAAKPYNASDHVLAGFAPDIAAAAAELAPLVTEGLLTEVIAQVPDEWLAGEPGFDMTDLLRRAYAEPLLARAAGIHERITVGEPTPAQPSRAPGWLTEPAAPWPHPTKKDRDAQAAAGRDSKDGGR; translated from the coding sequence ATGCTGAAAGAAGTCACCGCGACCCGCTACGTGACACCCCTGCGGGAGGGCGGCTCGCTCCCCGGCATCGTCGAGGCCGACGACCTGGGCACGTACGTCATGAAGTTCACCGGAGCGGGCCAGGGCCGCAAGACCCTGGTCGCCGAGGTCATCTGCGGGGAGCTCGGCAGGCGGCTGGGGCTGCGCGTGCCCGAGCTGGTGACCATCCAGCTCGACCCCGTCATCGGGCTCGCCGAGCCGGACCAGGAGGTCCAGGAACTCCTCAAGGCCAGTGGCGGTCTCAACCTCGGGATGGACTACCTCCCCGGCTCGCTGGGTTTCGACCCGCTCGCCTACGAGGTGGACCCGGTCGAGGCGGGCCGCATCGTGTGGTTCGACGCGTTGATCAACAACGTCGACCGGTCGTGGCGCAACCCCAACATGCTCGTCTGGCACGGCGACGTGTGGCTCATCGACCACGGCGCCACCATGATCTGGCACCACAACTGGCCGGGCGCGCAGGCCTCCGCGGCCAAGCCGTACAACGCCTCCGACCACGTCCTGGCCGGCTTCGCCCCGGACATCGCGGCCGCCGCCGCCGAGCTCGCGCCGCTCGTCACGGAGGGACTGCTCACCGAGGTGATCGCGCAGGTCCCCGACGAATGGCTGGCCGGCGAGCCCGGTTTCGACATGACGGATCTGCTGCGACGCGCCTACGCGGAGCCGCTGCTGGCCCGGGCCGCCGGCATCCACGAGCGGATCACCGTGGGGGAGCCGACCCCGGCGCAGCCCTCCCGGGCCCCGGGCTGGCTCACCGAACCCGCGGCCCCGTGGCCGCATCCCACGAAGAAGGACCGCGACGCACAGGCGGCCGCAGGACGAGACAGCAAGGACGGCGGCCGATGA
- a CDS encoding DUF3037 domain-containing protein, which produces MSQRDVFEYAVLRVVPRVERGECFNAGVLVYCRAKSFVAARTLLDEDKLRALDPKADVVGVRAALRAVEGVCGGGRAAGQAAEDDAGRRFRWLIAPRSTVVQPGVVHSGLTTDPAAEVERLLDLLVR; this is translated from the coding sequence ATGAGTCAGCGCGATGTCTTCGAGTACGCGGTCCTGCGGGTCGTCCCGCGCGTCGAGCGCGGCGAGTGCTTCAACGCGGGGGTGCTGGTGTACTGCCGGGCCAAGTCCTTCGTGGCGGCGCGGACGCTCCTGGACGAGGACAAGCTCAGGGCGCTCGACCCGAAGGCCGACGTGGTCGGCGTGCGGGCCGCCCTGCGTGCGGTGGAGGGGGTCTGCGGGGGCGGCCGGGCGGCGGGTCAGGCGGCCGAGGACGACGCCGGACGCCGCTTCCGCTGGCTCATCGCGCCGCGTTCCACGGTCGTCCAGCCGGGTGTCGTGCACAGCGGTCTGACCACGGACCCGGCGGCCGAGGTGGAGCGGCTGCTCGACCTGCTGGTGCGCTGA
- a CDS encoding ABC transporter substrate-binding protein, which yields MFYRASLQATAAVASLSVLAGCGLLSDSGSETDQQISVGTTSSPSTLDPAAAWDGSWELMRNVFQTLVSFPTGSTSPEPDAAKSCAFTDATSMAYSCTLKPGLKFSNGEKIDANAVKYSIDRIKKIKVKGGPAGLLGSLDRVETKGDDTVVFRLGKADATFPFILATPAMSIVAPGDYPADRIRDDGKVTGSGPYVLESYEPGNKAELTKNPGYKGFADRKNTAVTIRYFKDSTPMVEALKDKEIDATYRGLTAEEVVGLEDNKKDNDGLQIVETVGADIRFLVFNPKDRAVGKLPVRRAIAQLVDRDALVAKVYRGTAEPLYSMVPKGIAGHTTSFFDSFGDPNPAKAEKILTDAGITEPVELTLWFTTDRYGSSTAPEFAELKRQLEASGLFRVTLRSAPWTTFQKGFTKGDYPVFGRGWFPDFPDPDNFIAPFVGRDSVTGTPYVTDEITRELLPSSRRESNRGSVSKQFKRAQEILVEDVRLLPLWQGKLYVAAGEDIGGGERALDPQTVMQMWELFRKTSW from the coding sequence GTGTTCTACCGGGCCAGTCTGCAGGCCACTGCGGCCGTAGCTTCCCTGTCCGTTCTCGCCGGTTGCGGCCTGCTGTCGGACAGCGGTTCCGAGACGGACCAGCAGATATCGGTCGGGACGACGAGCTCGCCCTCGACCCTCGATCCGGCGGCGGCCTGGGACGGTTCCTGGGAGCTGATGCGGAACGTCTTCCAGACCCTCGTCAGCTTCCCGACCGGCAGCACCAGCCCGGAGCCGGACGCGGCGAAGTCGTGCGCATTCACCGATGCCACCAGCATGGCCTACAGCTGCACCCTGAAGCCCGGCCTTAAATTCTCCAACGGCGAGAAGATCGACGCGAACGCCGTCAAGTACTCGATCGATCGTATCAAAAAGATCAAGGTGAAGGGCGGCCCGGCCGGTCTGCTCGGTTCGCTCGACCGGGTGGAGACCAAGGGCGACGACACCGTCGTCTTCCGCCTCGGCAAGGCGGACGCGACCTTCCCCTTCATCCTCGCCACCCCCGCGATGTCGATCGTCGCGCCCGGCGACTACCCCGCCGACAGGATCCGCGACGACGGGAAGGTCACCGGATCGGGGCCGTACGTCCTGGAGTCGTACGAGCCGGGCAACAAGGCCGAGCTGACGAAGAACCCCGGCTACAAGGGCTTCGCCGACCGTAAGAACACCGCCGTCACGATTCGCTACTTCAAGGACTCCACGCCCATGGTGGAGGCACTGAAGGACAAGGAGATCGACGCCACCTACCGCGGTCTGACCGCCGAGGAGGTCGTCGGCCTCGAGGACAACAAGAAGGACAACGACGGGCTCCAGATCGTCGAGACGGTCGGCGCGGACATCCGCTTCCTGGTGTTCAACCCCAAGGATCGGGCCGTCGGGAAGCTCCCCGTCCGGCGGGCGATCGCGCAGCTCGTGGACCGCGACGCCCTCGTCGCCAAGGTCTACCGGGGCACCGCAGAACCGCTCTACTCCATGGTCCCCAAGGGCATCGCCGGGCACACCACGAGCTTCTTCGACTCCTTCGGCGACCCGAACCCGGCCAAGGCCGAGAAGATCCTCACCGACGCGGGCATCACCGAGCCGGTCGAGCTGACCCTGTGGTTCACCACGGACCGCTACGGCTCCTCCACCGCCCCCGAGTTCGCCGAGCTCAAGCGGCAGCTCGAGGCGTCCGGCCTGTTCCGGGTCACGCTGCGGAGCGCGCCCTGGACCACCTTCCAGAAGGGGTTCACCAAGGGCGACTACCCGGTCTTCGGGCGGGGCTGGTTCCCCGACTTCCCGGACCCGGACAACTTCATCGCCCCGTTCGTGGGACGGGACAGCGTCACCGGCACCCCCTACGTGACCGACGAGATCACCCGGGAACTGCTGCCGTCCTCACGCAGGGAGAGCAACCGCGGTTCCGTCTCGAAGCAGTTCAAGCGGGCCCAGGAGATCCTCGTGGAGGACGTCCGGCTGCTCCCGCTGTGGCAGGGCAAGCTCTACGTCGCGGCGGGCGAGGACATCGGCGGCGGCGAGCGCGCGCTCGACCCGCAGACCGTCATGCAGATGTGGGAGCTGTTCCGCAAGACCAGCTGGTAG
- a CDS encoding SDR family oxidoreductase has translation MTVQDSGKVALITGASRGIGYGVAEAFVARGDRVVITGRGEDALKEAVEKLGADRAVGVAGKAHDEAHQAAAVERAMEAFGRVDFLVNNAGTNPVFGPMAELDLGVARKVYETNVISALGFAQQTWKAWQKDNGGAIVNIASVAGVSASPFIGAYGMSKAAMVNLTLQLAHEFAPVVRVNAIAPAVVKTKFAQALYEGREAEAAAAYPLGRLGVPEDIGGAAAFLTSAQSDWVTGQTLVVDGGIFLNAGVA, from the coding sequence ATGACTGTGCAGGACAGTGGCAAGGTCGCGCTCATCACGGGCGCGAGCCGGGGCATCGGCTACGGCGTCGCCGAGGCGTTCGTCGCCCGGGGTGACCGGGTCGTCATCACCGGACGCGGCGAGGACGCGCTGAAGGAGGCCGTCGAGAAGCTCGGCGCCGACCGGGCGGTCGGCGTCGCGGGCAAGGCGCACGACGAGGCGCACCAGGCGGCGGCCGTCGAGCGTGCCATGGAGGCGTTCGGCCGGGTCGACTTCCTGGTCAACAACGCCGGTACGAACCCCGTGTTCGGGCCGATGGCCGAGCTCGACCTCGGTGTCGCACGCAAGGTCTACGAGACGAACGTCATCTCGGCGCTCGGCTTCGCCCAGCAGACCTGGAAGGCCTGGCAGAAGGACAACGGAGGCGCCATCGTCAACATCGCCTCCGTCGCCGGTGTCTCCGCGTCGCCGTTCATCGGCGCCTACGGGATGAGCAAGGCGGCCATGGTCAACCTGACCCTGCAGCTGGCGCACGAGTTCGCACCGGTCGTACGGGTCAACGCGATCGCCCCGGCCGTGGTGAAGACCAAGTTCGCCCAGGCGCTCTACGAGGGCCGGGAGGCGGAGGCGGCGGCCGCGTACCCGCTGGGCCGGCTCGGTGTGCCCGAGGACATCGGCGGAGCCGCCGCGTTCCTCACGTCCGCGCAGTCCGACTGGGTCACGGGTCAGACACTCGTGGTCGACGGCGGCATTTTCCTGAACGCCGGCGTGGCCTGA
- the fabG gene encoding 3-oxoacyl-ACP reductase FabG: protein MSTTEQRVAIVTGAARGIGAATAVRLAAEGRAVAVLDLDEAACKDTVEKITDAGGKALAVGCDVSDSAQVEAAVARVAAELGAPTILVNNAGVLRDNLLFKMSESDWDLVMNVHLKGAFLMAKAVQAHMVEAKFGRIVSLSSSSALGNRGQANYSAVKAGLQGFTKTLAKELGKFGVTANAVAPGFIVTEMTAQTAARVGMGFEEFQAAAATQIPVQRVGHPEDIANAIAFFTGDAAGFVSGQVMYVAGGPLN, encoded by the coding sequence ATGTCCACCACCGAGCAGCGCGTCGCCATCGTGACGGGAGCGGCGCGGGGCATCGGCGCCGCCACCGCCGTACGCCTGGCGGCCGAGGGCCGCGCCGTCGCCGTACTCGACCTCGACGAGGCCGCGTGCAAGGACACGGTCGAGAAGATCACCGACGCCGGGGGCAAGGCCCTCGCCGTCGGATGCGATGTGTCGGACAGCGCGCAGGTCGAGGCCGCGGTCGCGCGCGTGGCCGCCGAGCTCGGCGCCCCGACGATCCTGGTGAACAACGCGGGTGTGCTCCGCGACAACCTGCTCTTCAAGATGAGCGAGTCCGACTGGGACCTCGTGATGAACGTGCACCTCAAAGGCGCGTTCCTGATGGCGAAGGCCGTCCAGGCGCACATGGTGGAGGCCAAGTTCGGCCGGATCGTCTCGCTGTCCTCCTCGTCGGCGCTGGGCAACCGCGGCCAGGCCAACTACTCCGCGGTCAAGGCCGGTCTCCAGGGCTTCACCAAGACGCTCGCCAAGGAGCTCGGCAAGTTCGGCGTCACGGCCAACGCCGTCGCGCCGGGCTTCATCGTCACCGAGATGACCGCGCAGACCGCGGCCCGGGTCGGCATGGGCTTCGAGGAGTTCCAGGCCGCCGCCGCCACGCAGATCCCCGTCCAGCGTGTGGGGCACCCCGAGGACATCGCCAACGCCATCGCGTTCTTCACGGGCGACGCCGCGGGCTTCGTGTCCGGGCAGGTCATGTACGTCGCCGGCGGACCGCTCAACTGA
- the ung gene encoding uracil-DNA glycosylase, translated as MTDTDLLPESWRGVLGEELQKPYFKELMDFVEEERAGGPVYPPRDQVFAALEATPYDRVKVLVLGQDPYHGEGQGHGLCFSVRPGVRTPPSLRNIYKEMNDELGLPVPDNGYLMPWAEQGVLLLNAVLTVRGGEANSHKSKGWEKFTDAVIRAVAERPDPAVFVLWGNYAQKKIPLIDQERHVVVKGAHPSPLSAKKWFGSRPFTQIDEAVAAQGHEAIDWRIPDLGLQATRPAARARA; from the coding sequence GTGACCGACACCGACCTGCTGCCCGAGTCCTGGCGCGGCGTCCTCGGCGAAGAGCTGCAGAAGCCCTACTTCAAGGAGCTCATGGACTTCGTCGAGGAGGAGCGGGCCGGCGGGCCGGTGTATCCGCCGCGGGACCAGGTCTTCGCCGCCCTGGAGGCCACACCGTACGACCGGGTCAAGGTGCTGGTCCTCGGGCAGGACCCGTACCACGGCGAGGGCCAGGGGCACGGGCTGTGCTTCTCGGTGCGGCCGGGCGTCAGGACACCCCCCTCGCTCCGCAACATCTACAAGGAGATGAACGACGAGCTCGGCCTGCCCGTCCCGGACAACGGCTACCTCATGCCGTGGGCCGAGCAGGGCGTGCTCCTGCTCAACGCGGTGCTGACGGTCCGCGGCGGCGAGGCGAACTCGCACAAGTCCAAAGGCTGGGAGAAGTTCACCGACGCGGTGATCCGCGCGGTGGCCGAGCGGCCCGACCCGGCCGTCTTCGTCCTCTGGGGCAACTACGCGCAGAAGAAGATCCCCCTGATCGACCAGGAGCGCCACGTGGTGGTGAAGGGCGCGCACCCCTCGCCGCTCTCGGCCAAGAAGTGGTTCGGGTCCCGTCCCTTCACGCAGATCGACGAGGCCGTCGCCGCGCAGGGGCACGAGGCCATCGACTGGCGCATCCCTGACCTGGGCCTTCAGGCGACCCGGCCGGCGGCTCGGGCCCGCGCCTGA